Proteins encoded together in one Passer domesticus isolate bPasDom1 chromosome 6, bPasDom1.hap1, whole genome shotgun sequence window:
- the KNL1 gene encoding kinetochore scaffold 1 isoform X1, with the protein MAEVINAAFVVAKAYPSAMDKIYTDPNVEMDNTEHIRRKRLSSILKAPRNPLDDLGNGNEMTEDIHTERRRRSSRRVSFASTINCRVFQRDLKNSTSETENTECSANEKDDTLTNQNEDPEAVPCEITGMNTLLHAPIQALGQQTEWHDVDHAAPRTDRQDTTLLFSEENEMEMTASHTAMISRNLSTHQPDRTKKIDFTSFLAKLNSSQGKAEASKELSLLSDSTNHPGPSLEQKEEATAVKKIDFNEFLQRVKSNNPAERPDKDSVDCVPSQGSGDVTQLSGEFGCSHEPPDTCNVTRVFRGREGGMEMTKCEAADVKIPFPGVSEVPAEQWECGDVTEAFADQGMDVTTSHTAKVSFALSAAVGNQSLSFQKDFPPEESDNSVFRRASNHSLNVQQDTCNVTRVFRGREGGMEMTKCEAADVKIPFPGVSEVPAEQWECGDVTKAFADEGMDVTTSHTAKVSFALSTAGSQSLNFQKDFPPKESDNSVFRRASNHSLNVQQDTCNMTRVFRGREGGMEMTKCEAADVKIPFPGVIEVPAEQWECGDVTEAFADQGMDVTTSHTAKVSFALSAVENQSLNFQKNFPPEESDNSVFRRASKHSLNVQQDTCNVTRVFRGQEGGMEMTKCEAAEVKIPFPGVSEVPAEQWECGDVTKAFADEGMDVTTSHTAKVSFALSAVGNQSLSFQKDFPPKESDNSVFRRASKHSLNVQQDTCNVTRVFRGQEGGMEMTKCEAADVKIPFPGVSEVPAEQWECGDVTKAFADEGMDVTTSHTAKVSFALSAVGNQSLNFQKDFPPKESDNSVFRRASNHSLNVQQDTCNVTRVFRGQEGGMEMTKCEAAGVKIPFPGVSEVPAEQWECGDVTKAFADEGMDVTTSHTAKVSFALSTVENQSLNFQKNFPPEESDNSVFRRASNHSLNVQQDPQLCADRRRAGAEGRGAPPVRRAGKQKAGALSAISVSSETIFRGDKSVVFSKCDDMEMTGNYTDIIYEASSTEQSSSCHKTCEKPVSTNPLLAGSRSLACGDIPKGLAPGGNPAAGTYKNSALELPSAPGGHMENVSQACGPAAASSGFGSHFVASGVLKSRFDPSAKPQLVFAGEKTVIFTGEDMDLAKSCVKDGGENVDHENPTALFTSATCKPHFLGNRSTPPNVTEQEEMEITRCHTVFFDGQSSGITAESKQMPCKIIPRKNQNKNVTEGDISAYSVEMDKENVEVKSIDRNIKKSQAMERNAQDLQMIMVDKKLGKTNFQASALSSCAKSMCLLQEQNRGVPESVVTNPSASLSLQSQKVVSQPLEENSPSLSGFCTNDTTGMFLGDQSMDITKAHPAAFEIAPINTEQESSNSNQNPALSKQLQNQPFPFSSRHGVEIVSQTAAMECGDLKMSTSKQIVTALAPSGSFTFSNNPAPSGMRGNEQSGTVIGRNADGQNSERQEKLQPVRAVSKEFPTQGDSDRHFSMGKTGSSREDLKTPPSARGLLQRGAEEPVWARTSEAPKESSQLSFFGEKSVVFPHGENMDTIGRCLVMVPDYSISVVLSQNKAAPGCFGQGGNETMSLEKGATTTAPAERGGQEAACGRTITFAPAEDMEITTTHTAWHRQPAPAIPADKTIVFAHDQEDMDITASHTVAVSRNVCGFEAQQVPHTNTQQPPQHTHSGLVPCRGEMDSSQNATEPEDKPSIPFSASSDSAFPSEKGATQVPSGTTPHSIYSVSLQESTVDAGAPRDHGLPTDNSEQDLTPPEKLQSKGVTSEFPSKGPVDHREESGSLGSCVAFPVQGSDPWKGHPDAPGTQRNQLVEEDSSQPGDSDLALAGANLIPAADKESKKNEELSAEGEAPPKDFQINSEQSRQPLVSDSSGDQMQTTLPPAASGIIGVCSKLMGLTRKSVSVSKTASSDQLPSSSAQPEDTLSLGKNTVSEANNSFEPKKQENTGLESGADHTGMAPKDKYPGINIPLGIFQPKLPNKRNRVSSAQDINTKSDKAEAPIPANTSETPGNKSSRQNFSPFQFIAEEFLPVCLEEMDSNESVSSELMENIWDDKNKKQMPHSEKDPFEETKTCSRKRALGQTEEDPQSPKVAKRDQHGDAGASQDLEVTFDVVPQDQAEVGEAGEPPNLSAKSPGCPQASTSSSLDSVKADIESTIQRSSQVESQLLTDSICEENLWEKFQSGAITVGEFFTLLQVHVVIQKPRHSQLPASCAVSAPPTAEDLIYSQYIHRPKLRIYEEDCQDLSRKIEELKPHVTVLDQPLVNVTRSLWEVMRTCTDEELSKFGAELNKMKSCFSKEAKILSHNEKETLYRKLLQSAEEQYRKLQSRMEKVDEWMKEVESSVAALESDSFWDEKEAGCSAGTAGGQNLQEELQRITAQEEELLRELSEMDAEDEHDLAEMEKLKITERDCLEILKKYDFTEWELMEWNDQQAVFHFLYDSVTLTVVFGPPIDDEFFAARPSRSIVSLDFESFLDEEQAPPSSCLVHKLIFQFIESRGCWQKKCPKLCYLPQALLDISLVVNRCKILGDELEFLQRWGAKFQLLETDIKDTEVKLLFSSSVAFAKFELSLALSHDYPSTVLPFRVQTHIGNIGEKEVAAVLSRVPVGHHYLQRAVSSIHQNLLQAPR; encoded by the exons ATGGCAGAGGTGATTAATGCGGCGTTTGTGGTCG CAAAAGCCTATCCTTCAGCAATGGACAAGATTTACACAGACCCTAACGTGGAAAT GGATAACACAGAGCACATCAGGAGGAAGCGACTGTCCTCC attttAAAGGCTCCACGAAATCCTCTGGATGATCTGGGAAATGGGAATGAAATGACAGAG GACATCCACACGGAGAGACGCAGGAGGAGCTCGCGCAGGGTCAGCTTCGCCAGCACCATCAA CTGCAGAGTCTTCCAGCGAGATCTTAAGAACAGCACATCAGAGACAGAAAATACAG agTGTTCAGCAAATGAGAAGGATGATACATTGACTAATCA GAATGAAGACCCTGAGGCTGTTCCATGTGAGATCACTG GGATGAACACTTTGCTTCATGCTCCCATCCAGGCCTTGGGGCAGCAGACTGAG TGGCATGATGTGGACCACGCTGCTCCAAGGACAGACAGGCAGGACACCACCCTCCTCTTCTCGGAGGAGAATGAGATGGAGATGACAGCCAGTCACACAGCCATGATCTCACGCAACCTCAGCACCCACCAGCCCGACAGAACCAAGAAAATAGACTTCACCTCCTTCCTGGCTAAGTTAAACTCCAGCCAGGGGAAGGCAGAAGCCAGCAAGGAGCTGAGTTTGCTCTCTGACTCCACAAACCATCCGGGGCCGTCTTTGGAGCAGAAGGAAGAAGCcactgctgtgaaaaaaatagATTTCAATGAATTTCTGCAGAGAGTGAAGTCAAACAATCCTGCTGAGAGACCTGACAAGGACAGTGTTGATTGTGTCCCTTCCCAAGGCTCAGGAGATGTGACACAACTGTCTGGGGAATTTGGCTGTTCCCATGAGCCACCGGACACCTGCAATGTGACAAGAGTGTTTAGAGGCAGAGAAGGTGGCATGGAGATGACAAAATGTGAAGCAGCTGATGTTAAAATTCCATTTCCTGGAGTCAGTGAGgttccagcagagcagtgggAGTGTGGGGATGTTACTGAAGCATTTGCAGACCAGGGCATGGATGTGACAACCAGTCACACTGCAAAAGTGTCCtttgccctctctgctgctgttgggaACCAAAGTCTCAGCTTCCAAAAGGATTTTCCACCTGAAGAGTCAGATAATTCTGTGTTCAGGAGAGCATCTAATCACAGCTTAAATGTTCAGCAGGACACCTGCAATGTGACAAGAGTGTTTAGAGGCAGAGAAGGTGGCATGGAGATGACAAAATGTGAAGCAGCTGATGTTAAAATTCCATTCCCTGGAGTCAGTGAGgttccagcagagcagtgggAGTGTGGAGATGTTACCAAGGCATTTGCAGATGAAGGCATGGATGTGACAACCAGTCACACTGCAAAAGTGTCCTTTGCCCTCTCCACTGCTGGGAGCCAAAGTCTCAATTTCCAAAAGGATTTCCCACCCAAAGAGTCAGATAATTCTGTGTTCAGGAGAGCATCTAATCACAGCTTAAATGTTCAGCAGGACACCTGCAATATGACAAGAGTGTTTAGAGGCAGAGAAGGTGGCATGGAAATGACAAAATGTGAGGCAGCTGATGTTAAAATTCCATTCCCTGGAGTCATTGAGgttccagcagagcagtgggAGTGTGGGGATGTTACTGAAGCATTTGCAGACCAGGGCATGGATGTGACAACCAGTCACACTGCAAAAGTGTCCTTTGCCCTCTCCGCTGTTGAGAACCAAAGTCTGAACTTCCAAAAGAATTTCCCACCTGAAGAGTCAGATAATTCTGTCTTCAGGAGAGCATCTAAACACAGCTTAAATGTTCAGCAGGACACCTGCAATGTGACAAGAGTGTTCCGAGGACAGGAAGGTGGGATGGAAATGACAAAATGTGAAGCAGCTGAGGTGAAAATTCCATTTCCTGGAGTCAGTGAGgttccagcagagcagtgggAGTGTGGGGATGTTACCAAGGCATTTGCAGATGAAGGCATGGATGTGACAACCAGTCACACTGCAAAAGTGTCCtttgccctctctgctgttggGAACCAAAGTCTCAGCTTCCAAAAGGATTTTCCACCTAAAGAGTCAGATAATTCTGTGTTCAGGAGAGCATCTAAACACAGCTTAAATGTTCAGCAGGACACCTGCAATGTGACAAGAGTGTTCCGAGGACAGGAAGGTGGGATGGAAATGACAAAATGTGAAGCAGCTGATGTGAAAATTCCATTCCCTGGAGTCAGTGAGgttccagcagagcagtgggAGTGTGGGGATGTTACCAAGGCATTTGCAGATGAAGGCATGGATGTGACAACCAGTCACACTGCAAAAGTGTCCtttgccctctctgctgttggGAACCAAAGTCTCAATTTCCAAAAGGATTTCCCACCCAAAGAGTCAGATAATTCTGTGTTCAGGAGAGCATCCAATCACAGCTTAAATGTTCAGCAGGACACCTGCAATGTGACAAGAGTGTTTAGAGGACAGGAAGGTGGCATGGAAATGACAAAATGTGAAGCAGCTGGTGTGAAAATTCCATTCCCTGGAGTCAGTGAGgttccagcagagcagtgggAGTGTGGGGATGTTACCAAGGCGTTTGCAGATGAAGGCATGGATGTGACAACCAGTCACACTGCAAAAGTGTCCTTTGCCCTCTCCACTGTTGAGAACCAAAGTCTGAACTTCCAAAAGAATTTCCCACCTGAAGAGTCAGATAATTCTGTGTTCAGGAGAGCATCCAATCACAGCTTAAATGTTCAGCAGGACCCTCAGCTTTGTGCAGACAGGAGAAGAGCAGGTGCTGAAGGCAGAGGAGCCCCCCCTGTGCGGCGAGCTGGGAAGCAGAAGGCCGGGGCATTGTCTGCCATCTCAGTTTCGTCTGAGACCATCTTCAGAGGGGACAAATCCGTTGTGTTTTCCAAGTGTGATGACATGGAAATGACTGGGAATTACACAGACATCATCTATGAGGCCAGCAGCACAGAACAGAGCAGTTCATGCCATAAGACCTGTGAAAAGCCAGTGAGTACCAACCctctgctggcagggagcaggtccCTGGCATGTGGTGACATCCCCAAGGGTCTGGCACCTGGAGGTAATCCTGCTGCTGGAACCTATAAAAACAGTGCACTTGAACTGCCTTCAGCCCCAGGTGGACACATGGAAAATGTGTCTCAAGCTTgtggtcctgctgcagccagctctggatTTGGCTCACATTTTGTGGCTAGTGGTGTTCTGAAGAGCAGGTTTGATCCCTCTGCAAAACCCCAGCTTGTTTTTGCAGGTGAGAAGACTGTAATATTCACAGGAGAAGACATGGACTTGGCCAAAAGCTGTGTTAAGGATGGTGGAGAGAATGTTGACCATGAAAATCCCACTGCACTGTTCACCTCTGCCACGTGCAAACCTCATTTCCTGGGTAACAGATCCACACCTCCCAATGTAACTGAGCaggaagaaatggaaataaCAAGATGCCACACTGTTTTCTTTGATGGTCAAAGCAGTGGGATAACAGCAGAGTCAAAACAAATGCCCTGTAAAATCATTCCAAGAAAGAACCAGAACAAAAATGTCACTGAGGGTGACATATCTGCATATTCTGTAGAGATGGACAAGGAAAATGTTGAAGTGAAGAGTATTGATAGGAACATTAAAAAGAGCCAGGCTATGGAGAGGAATGCTCAAGATCTTCAGATGATAATGGTTGACAAGAAGCTTGGAAAAACCAACTTCCAGGCAAGTGCTCTGAGTTCCTGTGCCAAGAGCATGTGTCTGTTGCAAGAGCAAAACAGAGGAGTCCCTGAGAGTGTTGTCACTAACCCCAGTGCATCCCTGTCCTTGCAAAGCCAAAAAGTTGTATCACAGCCTCTGGAAGAAAACTCTCCAAGCCTCTCAGGTTTCTGCACAAATGACACAACAGGGATGTTTTTAGGTGATCAAAGCATGGACATAACCAAagctcatcctgctgccttTGAGATTGCTCCTATTAACACAGAACAAGAATCCAGTAATTCTAATCAAAACCCTGCATTATCCAAGCAGCTGCAAAACCAGCCCTTCCCATTTTCCAGTCGTCATGGTGTGGAGATCGTGAGTCAAACTGCAGCAATGGAATGTGGGGACTTGAAAATGAGCACCAGTAAGCAAATTGTTACTGCTTTGGCTCCAAGTGGTTCATTTACTTTCAGTAACAATCCTGCTCCCTCTGGAATGAGAGGAAATGAACAATCTGGGACAGTAATAGGAAGAAATGCAGATGGCCAAAACTCAGAGAGGCAAGAGAAACTCCAGCCTGTGAGGGCCGTAAGCAAAGAATTTCCAACCCAAGGAGATTCTGACAGACATTTTTCCATGGGTAAAACAGGTTCTTCAAGAGAGGATTTAAAAACTCCTCCCTCAGCTCGTGGGCTGCTCCAGAGGGGTGCAGAAGAACCAGTGTGGGCCAGGACATCTGAGGCACCCAAGGAAAGTTCCCAGTTGtctttctttggagaaaagtcTGTTGTGTTTCCCCACGGTGAAAACATGGACACGATTggcaggtgtctggtgatggttCCAGATTACAGCATCAGCGTTGTTTTGTcacaaaacaaagcagcacCTGGATGCTTTGGTCAAGGTGGAAATGAAACAATGTCCTTGGAAAAAGGGGCCACGACGACAGCGCCGGCAGAGCGGGGCGGGCAGGAGGCTGCCTGTGGCAGAACCATCACTTTTGCTCCTGCTGAGGATATGGAGATCACCACAACTCACACAGCATGGCACAGACAGCCCGCCCCAGCCATCCCTGCTGACAAAACCATCGTGTTTGCCCACGACCAGGAGGACATGGACATCACTGCATCCCACACCGTTGCTGTCAGTAGGAACGTCTGTGGGTTTGAGGCCCAGCAGGTGCCCCACACAAACACCCAGCAGCCGCCACAGCACACGCACAGTGGGTTGGTGCCCTGCAGAGGTGAAATGGATTCCTCACAAAATGCCACAGAACCTGAGGATAAGCCCAGCATTCCCTTTTCTGCCTCATCAGATTCAGCATTTCCTAGTGAGAAAGGAGCTACCCAGGTCCCCAGTGGCACAACACCACATTCCATTTATTCTGTCTCCCTTCAAGAAAGTACTGTGGATGCAGGGGCACCACGGGATCATGGCCTTCCCACAGATAATTCTGAGCAGGATCTCACACCACCAGAAAAACTGCAATCAAAGGGAGTAACTTCTGAGTTCCCAAGTAAGGGCCCTGTGGATCACAGGGAAGAAAGTGGCAGTTTGGGATCTTGTGTTGCCTTTCCCGTGCAGGGATCAGATCCTTGGAAGGGTCATCCAGATGCCCCAGGTACTCAGAGAAACCAGCTAGTGGAAGAGGATTCATCTCAGCCTGGAGATTCAGATTTGGCCTTGGCTGGAGCAAACCTCATTCCAGCTGCTGACAAGGAATCCAAGAAAAATGAGGAGCTGTCAGCTGAAGGGGAGGCGCCTCCAAAAGATTTCCAAATAAACTCTGAACAAAGCAGGCAGCCTTTGGTCAGTGACAGTTCAGGGGATCAGATGCAAACCACTCTTCCACCAGCAGCTTCAGGTATTATAGGTGTTTGTTCAAAACTGATGGGTCTGACAAGGAAATCTGTTTCTGTTTCCAAAACTGCTTCTTCTGACCAGTTGCCCAGTTCCTCAGCTCAGCCAGAGGATACCCTGAGCTTGGGAAAAAACACTGTCAGTGAGGCAAATAACTCCTTTGAGCCCAAAAAGCAGGAGAACACAGGTCTGGAATCTGGAGCTGATCACACAGGAATGGCACCAAAGGATAAATATCCAGGAATAAATATCCCTCTGGGTATATTCCAGCCTAAATTACCAAACAAGAGGAATCGTGTTTCCAGTGCACAGGACATAAATACAAAATCAGACAAAGCAGAAGCTCCAATTCCAGCAAACACCAGTGAAACCCCAGGTAACAAGTCCAGCAGGCAGAACTTCAGTCCTTTTCAGTTCATAGCAGAAGAATTTCTCCCTGTGTGCCTGGAGGAAATGGATTCCAATGAATCTGTCAGCTCCGAACTCATGGAAAACATTTGggatgataaaaataaaaaacaaatgcCCCACTCTGAAAAGGATCCATTTGAAGAGACAAAAACTTGCAGCAGGAAAAGAGCTTTAGGACAAACTGAGGAGGATCCTCAAAGCCCGAAGGTGGCCAAGAGGGATCAGCATGGGGATGCTGGGGCCTCTCAGGACTTGGAG GTGACTTTTGATGTTGTGCCTCAGGACCAGGCAGAAGTTGGTGAAGCTGGAGAACCTCCAAATCTCTCAGCTAAAAGCCCTGGGTGTCCTCaggccagcaccagcagctccctggatTCTGTGAAGGCTGACATAGAGTCAACAA tCCAACGCAGCAGCCAGGTGGAATCCCAGCTTCTCACGGACAGCATTTGTGAAGAAAATTTATGGGAG AAATTTCAGAGCGGTGCTATCACAGTTGGGGAGTTTTTTACTCTTCTTCAAGTCCATGTTGTGATTCAGAAGCCCCGGCACAGCCAGCTTCCAGCCAGT TGTGCAGTCAGTGCACCTCCCACTGCAGAAGATCTCATCTACAGCCAGTACATTCACAGGCCCAAGCTGAGGATTTACGAGGAGGATTGCCAGGACCTGTCTCGGAAAATAGAGGA GTTAAAACCACATGTGACTGTCCTGGATCAGCCCCTGGTGAACGTGACCAGGAGTTTGTGGGAAGTAATGAGAACCTGCACTGATGAAGAG CTGAGTAAGTTTGGAGCAGAACTGAACAAGATGAAATCCTGTTTCTCCAAGGAGGCTAAAATCTTGTCTCACAATGAGAAGGAGACATTGTACAGGAAACTGCTGCAGAGTGCTGAG GAGCAATACAGAAAGCTGCAATCCAGAATGGAAAAGGTGGATGAATGGATGAAGGAGGTAGAGAGCTCCGTGGCTGCTCTGGAATCAG ATTCTTTTTGGGATGAAAAGGAagctggctgcagtgctggaacAGCAGGAGGGCAGAACTTGCAGGAAG AATTGCAAAGGATCACAGCCCAAGAAGAGGAACTTCTGAG AGAGCTGTCAGAGATGGATGCTGAGGATGAGCATGATCTGGCTGAGATGGAGAAGCTCAAGATCACTGAAAGGGACTGCCTGGAAATCCTAAAGAAATATGA TTTCACTGAGTGGGAGTTGATGGAATGGAATGACCAGCAAGctgtctttcattttctttatgattctgtgacacTCACAGTTGTGTTTGGACCCCCAATAG ATGATGAGTTTTTCGCTGCACGTCCTTCCAGAAGCATTGTTAGCCTGGACTTTGAATCTTTCCTGGATG AGGAACAAGCTCCACCCTCCTCCTGTTTAGTCCACAAACTCATCTTCCAGTTCATTGAAAGTCGGGGATGCTGGCAGAAAAAGTGTCCCAAACTGTGCTACTTGCCCCAG GCTCTCTTGGACATCTCCTTGGTGGTGAATCGCTGCAAAATCTTGGGAGATGAGTTGGAATTTCTGCAGAGGTGGGGTGCAaaattccagctcctggagacAGACATCAAAGACACAGA GGTGAAGCTTCTGTTCTCCTCTTCGGTGGCTTTTGCAAAGTTTGAGTTGAGCCTGGCTCTCTCTCATGATTACCCATCCACTGTTCTTCCCTTCAGGGTGCAGACCCACATTGGGAATATCgg GGAGAAGGAAGTTGCTGCTGTTCTCTCCAGAGTTCCAGTTGGTCACCACTACCTGCAGAGAGCAGTCAGCTCGATCCATCAGAATCTGCTCCAGGCTCCCAGATAA